In Nocardia asteroides, a single genomic region encodes these proteins:
- a CDS encoding metal-dependent hydrolase: protein MTLLRRLTRRADPDPGTVALRARAVRFDWAATPLHWMPREPIASHLINALNLLLPEGERMFCAAYGEALPLVRDERLRAAMLGFVGQEAVHADTHEKVLHEVLGAAGIDPGPYLRQAEFLFRRTLGPRADGSAQLLVERLTFIACLEHFFAYLGDWVLNADLEGFGADPRMADLYRWHGAEEVEHRHVAHDVAVYFGAGYLRRSAVMALTFPVFLLLLLRGTRFLVRQDPALPDHGYPLLGLRVGAAMWRGALPGVPSLLRSAASTFVPGYDPGGVGSTAQAVAYLAQSPAARAAAS from the coding sequence ATGACGCTGCTTCGACGGCTCACCCGCCGCGCCGACCCCGACCCGGGGACGGTCGCGCTGCGGGCGCGCGCGGTGCGCTTCGACTGGGCAGCCACGCCCCTGCACTGGATGCCGCGCGAGCCCATCGCCTCGCACCTGATCAACGCGCTGAACCTGCTGCTCCCCGAGGGTGAGCGGATGTTCTGCGCCGCCTACGGCGAGGCGCTGCCGCTGGTCCGCGACGAGCGGCTGCGCGCCGCCATGCTCGGCTTCGTCGGCCAGGAGGCGGTGCACGCCGACACGCACGAGAAGGTGCTGCACGAGGTGCTCGGCGCGGCGGGCATCGACCCGGGGCCGTACCTGCGGCAGGCCGAGTTCCTGTTCCGGCGGACGCTGGGGCCGCGGGCGGACGGCTCGGCGCAGCTGCTGGTCGAGCGGCTCACCTTCATCGCCTGCCTGGAGCACTTCTTCGCCTACCTCGGCGACTGGGTGCTCAATGCGGATCTGGAGGGGTTCGGGGCCGATCCGCGGATGGCCGACCTATACCGCTGGCACGGCGCGGAGGAGGTGGAGCACCGGCACGTGGCGCACGACGTCGCGGTGTACTTCGGGGCGGGTTACCTGCGGCGCTCCGCGGTGATGGCGCTGACCTTCCCGGTGTTCCTGCTGCTCCTGCTGCGCGGGACGCGCTTCCTGGTGCGGCAGGATCCGGCGCTGCCGGATCACGGGTATCCGCTGCTCGGGCTGCGGGTCGGTGCTGCCATGTGGCGCGGGGCGCTCCCGGGTGTGCCGTCGCTGCTGCGCAGCGCCGCCAGTACTTTCGTGCCGGGTTACGACCCGGGCGGGGTCGGGTCGACGGCGCAGGCGGTGGCGTATCTCGCGCAGTCCCCGGCCGCGCGGGCGGCGGCCTCGTGA
- a CDS encoding LysE/ArgO family amino acid transporter → MTSTFSSALSGFGFGLSLIVAIGAQNAYVLRQGITRTHVAAVVGVCAVSDVLLIAAGVGGFGAVLRSAPEVLVVARWAGAAFLFGYAALALRRAWSPAALLPADPEPGDYVASGAVLVRAAAAATGGDAPAGAASGGGPGPLGSVASGPSRTVPALGATIATTLALTWLNPHVYLDTVVLLGSFASAHAGADRWYLAAGAMTASVLWFVALGYGARLLGPLFARPGAWRGLDAAIALIMVALGAGLLLG, encoded by the coding sequence GTGACCTCGACCTTCTCCTCCGCCCTCTCCGGTTTCGGCTTCGGCCTCTCGCTCATCGTGGCGATCGGCGCGCAGAACGCGTATGTGCTGCGGCAGGGGATCACCCGCACGCACGTGGCGGCGGTGGTCGGGGTGTGCGCGGTCTCGGACGTGCTGCTCATCGCGGCGGGGGTCGGGGGGTTCGGGGCGGTGCTGCGCTCGGCGCCCGAGGTGCTGGTGGTGGCGCGCTGGGCCGGGGCGGCGTTCCTGTTCGGGTACGCGGCGCTGGCGCTGCGGCGGGCGTGGAGTCCGGCGGCGCTCTTGCCCGCCGATCCCGAGCCGGGCGACTACGTGGCCTCCGGCGCGGTCCTGGTGCGCGCCGCCGCCGCAGCCACCGGGGGTGACGCTCCGGCGGGAGCCGCGAGCGGCGGCGGCCCCGGGCCGCTGGGTTCGGTGGCCTCCGGCCCGAGCCGGACCGTTCCGGCGCTCGGCGCGACCATCGCCACCACCCTGGCCCTGACCTGGCTCAACCCGCACGTCTACCTGGACACCGTCGTCCTGCTCGGCTCCTTCGCCTCGGCGCACGCCGGCGCCGACAGGTGGTACCTCGCGGCGGGCGCCATGACCGCGAGCGTCCTGTGGTTCGTCGCGCTCGGCTACGGCGCCCGCCTGCTCGGCCCGCTCTTCGCCCGCCCCGGCGCCTGGCGGGGCCTGGACGCCGCCATCGCGCTGATCATGGTCGCGCTCGGCGCCGGGCTGCTGCTCGGCTGA
- a CDS encoding PDR/VanB family oxidoreductase: MTGTLPADLFGAGRPDRALRVVHALASARLRWSALTHRRAPVTAVHADRLPLIVARREQVADDVVALTFRAPDGSRVPRWHPGAHLDLELPSGRFRQYSLCGDPDDRHAYRIAVRRVDGGAGGSLELHGSVRTGSSLVARGPRNAFPFAVPGFGSPAHRLLFVAGGIGITPILPMLGLADRLGADWSLTYTGRSRASLPFRAELASYGRRVHIRTDDRDGPPDAAALLPGIAPGTAVYCCGPTGLTDTVLAATRTLPGVEVHFERFGPAPVRDGVPFELELARTGEVLTVPADRSALDVLLAARPDRLYSCMQGFCRTCVTRVLAGDPEHRDGALTPAERAAGDLLPCVSRADGGRLVLDV, from the coding sequence GTGACCGGCACGCTGCCCGCCGACCTCTTCGGCGCCGGCCGCCCGGACCGCGCCCTCCGCGTGGTGCACGCGCTCGCCTCCGCCCGCCTGCGCTGGTCCGCGCTGACCCACCGCCGCGCCCCGGTCACCGCGGTGCACGCCGACCGGTTGCCGCTCATCGTCGCGCGCCGCGAACAGGTCGCCGACGACGTCGTCGCCCTGACCTTCCGCGCCCCCGACGGCAGCCGTGTACCCCGCTGGCACCCCGGCGCGCACCTGGACCTGGAACTCCCTTCCGGCCGCTTCCGCCAGTACTCGCTCTGCGGCGACCCGGACGACCGCCACGCCTACCGCATCGCCGTCCGCCGCGTCGACGGCGGCGCGGGCGGCTCCCTGGAGCTCCACGGCTCCGTCCGCACCGGAAGCTCGCTGGTTGCTCGCGGCCCGCGCAATGCCTTCCCGTTCGCGGTCCCCGGCTTCGGATCACCCGCGCACCGGCTGCTTTTCGTGGCGGGCGGCATCGGCATCACCCCGATCCTGCCCATGCTCGGCCTCGCCGACCGGCTCGGCGCCGACTGGTCCCTGACCTACACCGGCCGCTCCCGCGCATCCCTCCCGTTCCGCGCCGAACTCGCGAGCTACGGCCGCCGCGTCCACATCCGCACCGACGACCGCGACGGCCCGCCGGACGCCGCCGCCCTGCTCCCCGGGATCGCCCCCGGCACCGCCGTCTACTGCTGCGGCCCCACCGGCCTGACCGACACCGTGCTCGCCGCCACCCGCACCCTGCCCGGCGTCGAGGTGCACTTCGAGCGCTTCGGCCCGGCCCCGGTGCGCGACGGCGTCCCGTTCGAACTGGAACTCGCCCGCACCGGCGAGGTACTCACCGTCCCCGCCGACCGCTCCGCGCTCGACGTCCTGCTCGCGGCGCGTCCCGACCGGCTCTACTCGTGCATGCAGGGCTTCTGCCGCACCTGCGTCACCAGGGTCCTGGCCGGCGACCCCGAGCACCGCGACGGCGCGCTCACCCCGGCCGAGCGCGCGGCAGGCGACCTGCTCCCGTGCGTCTCCCGAGCCGATGGCGGCCGCCTCGTCCTGGACGTCTGA
- a CDS encoding glucose 1-dehydrogenase: MSRLSGKVALISGAARGMGAAHARAVVAHGGQVVLGDILDEPGAALADELGDAAVYVPLDVRDPEAWGAAVRTAEERFGGLHVLVNNAGIVNGNLLPDFELSEWQKIIDINLTGTFLGMRASVPLLRKSGGGSIVNISSVEGLRGSAGLHGYVATKFAVRGLTKSAALELAPQGIRVNSVHPGLIRTPMTEGIPEDFLQIPLGRGADPEEVSALVVFLASDESSYSTGAEFVVDGGLTVGVPHKS; this comes from the coding sequence GTGAGCCGACTCAGCGGCAAAGTGGCACTGATCAGCGGCGCGGCCCGTGGCATGGGCGCCGCGCACGCCAGGGCGGTGGTGGCGCACGGCGGGCAGGTGGTGCTCGGCGACATCCTGGACGAGCCGGGCGCGGCGCTGGCCGACGAGCTCGGCGACGCGGCGGTGTACGTCCCGCTGGACGTGCGCGATCCGGAGGCGTGGGGCGCCGCGGTGCGCACCGCCGAGGAGCGGTTCGGCGGGCTGCACGTGCTGGTCAACAATGCCGGGATCGTGAACGGGAACCTGCTGCCCGACTTCGAGCTGAGCGAGTGGCAGAAGATCATCGACATCAACCTGACCGGCACCTTCCTCGGGATGCGGGCCTCGGTGCCGCTGCTGCGGAAGTCCGGCGGCGGGTCGATCGTGAACATCTCGTCGGTGGAGGGGCTGCGCGGCAGCGCGGGGCTGCACGGGTACGTGGCGACCAAGTTCGCGGTGCGCGGGCTCACCAAGTCGGCGGCGCTGGAGCTGGCGCCGCAGGGAATTCGGGTGAACTCGGTGCACCCGGGGCTGATCCGGACGCCGATGACCGAGGGGATCCCGGAGGATTTCCTGCAGATCCCGCTCGGCCGCGGCGCGGATCCGGAGGAGGTGTCGGCGCTGGTGGTCTTCCTGGCCTCGGACGAGTCGTCGTACTCGACCGGCGCGGAGTTCGTGGTGGACGGCGGGCTCACCGTCGGGGTGCCGCACAAGTCCTGA
- a CDS encoding LysR family transcriptional regulator ArgP, whose amino-acid sequence MDLQLDQLRALSAAVTEGTFEAAARRLHLTPSALSQRIKALEDAAGRILVQRVKPVRPTESGTAVLRLARQLELLVGETARELGAEDGSTPVRLPFAVNADSLDTWVMPALARTPPGLSFEIHREDEEHTTALLRDGTVVAAVTATRRAVQGCSVRPLGIMRYRPMAAPEFATTWFPDGADAESLARAPVVNFDRKDNLQEEYLRRRTRRPVTAPRHFVPTPHAYVAAIRLGLGWGMVAEPQLTAAPELVRIDGDATVDVPLYWQQWKVESPALEALAAAIAIAAAGTLRPAGP is encoded by the coding sequence ATGGACCTGCAGCTCGACCAGCTGCGCGCACTCAGCGCGGCGGTCACCGAGGGCACCTTCGAGGCCGCCGCCCGCCGCCTGCACCTCACCCCGTCGGCGCTGAGCCAGCGCATCAAGGCGCTGGAGGACGCGGCGGGGCGCATCCTGGTCCAGCGCGTGAAGCCGGTGCGCCCCACCGAATCCGGGACCGCCGTGCTCCGCCTGGCCAGGCAGCTGGAGCTGCTCGTCGGGGAGACCGCCCGCGAGCTCGGCGCGGAGGACGGGAGCACCCCGGTGCGGCTGCCGTTCGCGGTGAACGCCGACTCGCTCGACACCTGGGTGATGCCCGCGCTCGCCCGCACCCCGCCGGGGCTGAGCTTCGAGATCCACCGGGAGGACGAGGAGCACACCACCGCCCTGCTGCGCGACGGCACCGTGGTCGCCGCCGTCACCGCGACCCGCCGCGCGGTGCAGGGCTGCTCGGTGCGGCCGCTCGGGATCATGCGGTACCGGCCGATGGCCGCGCCGGAGTTCGCGACGACCTGGTTCCCGGACGGCGCCGACGCCGAATCACTCGCCCGCGCCCCGGTGGTGAACTTCGACCGCAAGGACAACCTGCAGGAGGAGTACCTGCGCAGGCGGACCAGGCGCCCGGTGACGGCGCCGCGGCACTTCGTCCCGACCCCGCACGCCTACGTCGCCGCGATCCGGCTCGGCCTCGGCTGGGGCATGGTCGCCGAACCGCAGCTCACGGCGGCGCCGGAGCTGGTGCGGATCGACGGCGACGCCACGGTGGACGTGCCGCTGTACTGGCAGCAGTGGAAGGTGGAGTCACCCGCGCTGGAGGCGCTGGCCGCCGCCATCGCCATCGCGGCGGCCGGCACCCTCCGTCCGGCCGGTCCCTGA
- a CDS encoding aldehyde dehydrogenase family protein, producing the protein MAIVETLPPTADGHRRLGLRSPADGADVGEIVVRTPDEVAAAIATARAAQPGWAARPVKERAAIIRRAVQVLVDRREEIAATVRAETGKPLVEALAVEILPSCDFLNYWSGRAVKDLADEKRRLHGYLAPLKKLVVSYRPLGVVGVITPWNGPFVLSINPVAQALLAGNAVLLKPSEVTPHSGEWAVKVLHEAGVPEDVLQVLHGDGETGAALVNGDIDKISFTGSVPTGKRIAAACAERLIPCTLELGGKDAMIVCADADLERASAGAVYLSMFNSGQVCVGVERIYVVESVADEFVAKVREKAAAVTYGAGKDVGPLFWDRQLDIVSKHVQDARDKGATVLLGGEQDTADGVYFQPTLVVDVTHDMELMREETFGPIVSIMRVADEDEAVRLANDCAYGLSGSVFTRDRAKAVRLARELHTGSVVHNDASVIYGVPEAPFGGRKNSGLGQVNGIDALRGFTHAQPVLIDRWGPKKESIWYPYADEMVQTLDRTIRLGFGSKIARKLMR; encoded by the coding sequence ATGGCCATCGTCGAAACGCTGCCGCCGACCGCCGACGGGCACCGCAGGCTCGGCCTGCGCTCGCCCGCGGACGGGGCGGACGTCGGCGAGATCGTGGTGCGCACCCCGGATGAGGTCGCGGCCGCGATCGCGACGGCCCGCGCCGCCCAGCCGGGCTGGGCCGCGCGGCCGGTCAAGGAGCGCGCCGCGATCATCCGCCGGGCCGTGCAGGTGCTGGTGGATCGCCGCGAGGAGATCGCCGCCACCGTGCGCGCGGAGACCGGCAAGCCACTGGTCGAGGCGCTCGCGGTGGAGATCCTGCCCTCCTGCGACTTCCTGAACTACTGGAGCGGCCGGGCGGTCAAGGACCTCGCCGACGAGAAGCGGCGGCTGCACGGTTATCTCGCGCCGCTGAAGAAGCTGGTGGTGAGCTACCGGCCGCTCGGCGTCGTCGGCGTGATCACACCGTGGAACGGGCCGTTCGTGCTCTCGATCAACCCGGTGGCGCAGGCGCTGCTCGCCGGGAACGCGGTGCTGCTCAAGCCGTCCGAGGTCACCCCGCACTCCGGGGAGTGGGCGGTGAAGGTGCTGCACGAGGCCGGGGTCCCCGAGGACGTGCTCCAGGTGCTGCACGGCGACGGGGAGACCGGCGCGGCCCTGGTCAACGGCGACATCGACAAGATCTCGTTCACCGGAAGCGTGCCGACCGGCAAGCGGATCGCGGCGGCCTGCGCCGAGCGGCTCATCCCGTGCACGCTCGAGCTCGGCGGCAAGGACGCGATGATCGTCTGCGCCGACGCGGATCTGGAGCGGGCCTCGGCGGGCGCGGTGTACCTGTCGATGTTCAACAGCGGGCAGGTCTGCGTCGGCGTCGAGCGGATCTACGTGGTGGAGAGCGTGGCCGACGAGTTCGTCGCCAAGGTGCGGGAGAAGGCGGCGGCGGTCACCTACGGCGCGGGCAAGGACGTCGGCCCGCTCTTCTGGGATCGCCAGCTCGATATCGTCAGCAAACACGTGCAGGACGCCAGGGACAAGGGCGCCACCGTGCTGCTCGGCGGGGAGCAGGACACCGCGGACGGCGTCTACTTCCAGCCGACGCTGGTCGTCGACGTCACGCACGACATGGAGCTCATGCGCGAGGAGACCTTCGGCCCGATCGTCTCGATCATGCGGGTCGCCGACGAGGACGAGGCCGTCCGGCTCGCCAACGACTGCGCGTACGGGCTGAGCGGCAGCGTCTTCACCAGGGACCGCGCCAAGGCGGTCCGGCTGGCGCGCGAGCTGCACACCGGGTCGGTGGTGCACAACGACGCCTCGGTCATCTACGGGGTGCCGGAGGCGCCGTTCGGCGGGCGCAAGAACAGCGGGCTCGGGCAGGTCAACGGCATCGACGCGCTGCGCGGGTTCACGCACGCGCAGCCGGTGCTGATCGACCGCTGGGGGCCGAAGAAGGAGAGCATCTGGTACCCGTACGCCGACGAGATGGTGCAGACGCTCGACCGCACCATCCGGCTCGGCTTCGGGAGCAAGATCGCGCGCAAACTCATGCGCTGA